aaacttataaaagtataagtacctacatagagTCAGTTCTTAAGATTAACTAATAAAACTTTATGACCTTTGGTCTGCTGGTCTTCTCTGATCtgactaaaaaaacatttgctaaTGTCTGTCAACATTAAACATattcaattacttttaaaacaagtgtttattttatttcaggaaGAATTGGTGGCTACTTTAAATAGTATTGTAAGAAAATGTccaaaatcattaattatatttgatGAAATCCATGATATGTGTCCTTCAGTATTGGATACCATCAAACCAATGCTTGATCATCATCATGCTGTGGATGGTATTGATTATAGGTAAGTTACGAACTAATGACAACCTTTTCTTACAGGGAGTCAAAAGCAAGAAATGAACAAAGTGAAGATAGGCACATTACTCTTAATTTTTGTCTGCCTTTTCAGAGATAgcatatttatattcatatcaaATATTGGAGGTCAAGAAATAGCGACAAAATTGTTGGAACTCTATGATAAGGGTGCAAAGCGGAATGATGTCGAATTTCATGACTTTGAGCCAATTATAAGGAGAACAGCATATTTCCAAGGTTATTTACATATCatatcttctttatttttattgtgaaatattatttgttttttaattaatttaattcattatttcagGTGGGTTTGAAAAGGCTGCTGCAATAGCAAATCACTTGATAGATCATTATGTGCCATTTTTACCCCTGGAGCAACAACATGTAGAAATGTGTGCTCTAGCTGAGTTTAGATCTCATGCCATATACCACCCAACAAAGGAAATGATGATGTAAGTGTATTATCTTCAgtttatacctaaatattaaatggacaaaaataatttgtatagttATAAAATACCATGATCATCTTATTAggaatcataaataaatagcagTAATTGTCATTTGAATTTTCCCTAAAGATTCCATATTCTTTAAGCCATTGCATGTTGGAATGCAAATCTACAAGAGACAATGTGTTTTCTTTGTGTTTCATATACCTACAGACAAAAGGTTAAAGATGTTAAGCCTAAACAGCTATCTAAAGTACACTTATTTCAAATTAACTTCTGGTGTTCAAGTAAAATCAAACAAcacaatctaaattaaatacattatttacttatgtacatTTAAGTGCTtagtaaaatagtttaaaatttaaatctttacACATCTATTACAGGGAAGCTTTATCAGTTATAACATATGGCCCTAATGAAGACCAGCCAATATTTGCAAATAATGGATGCAAGCGGTTTACAAGACACATTCCTTATGTAATACAAAAGAATAAACAGAAGACAGAGTTATAAACAACTTAAACAACAGAGGTAACCTTGTGATATTTTCAACtgatatttgttaatttatttagcttTAAACCTTTTTGTACAAAGTAGTTGTATTtcgtaaaatgataataataatacagaaGCATTTTTAAGAACATTTGGTTTGTTAAGTTTTACAAAACATCACATCTGTTTATAATGATACAAATTCTATTTGTTG
The genomic region above belongs to Spodoptera frugiperda isolate SF20-4 chromosome 12, AGI-APGP_CSIRO_Sfru_2.0, whole genome shotgun sequence and contains:
- the LOC118262571 gene encoding torsin-like protein, with protein sequence MLIRNNILLFSILLTLLQCCFSEFITMSLLGTAAIASGWYKWNTIKDNTYCRYVECCNDQHVPFDINKLKLSLSQRMFGQPLVDELVNILHAHKEAVSDPNKSNKKALVISLHGWPGVGKNYAATMIAEALYAKGMHSKYVKLYMGKKDFDCSNLQQKKEELVATLNSIVRKCPKSLIIFDEIHDMCPSVLDTIKPMLDHHHAVDGIDYRDSIFIFISNIGGQEIATKLLELYDKGAKRNDVEFHDFEPIIRRTAYFQGGFEKAAAIANHLIDHYVPFLPLEQQHVEMCALAEFRSHAIYHPTKEMMMEALSVITYGPNEDQPIFANNGCKRFTRHIPYVIQKNKQKTEL